From the genome of Primulina eburnea isolate SZY01 chromosome 12, ASM2296580v1, whole genome shotgun sequence, one region includes:
- the LOC140808222 gene encoding uncharacterized protein, which yields MVVKKNWFSNSLEQRKVISPEIKDNEIILKVCAVGVNWGDIMDVVTSDDGLCPGLECSGIIEAVGRNVISWKIGQRVCAILEGGGYAEKVAVPAGFLLPLPDHINLADAAGLPFASCSIWLALFKMHDPKTLRGKTVLSALPQHGGEVN from the exons ATGGTAGTTAAAAAAAACTGGTTTTCGAATAGTTTGGAGCAACGAAAGGTTATATCGCCTGAAATCAAGGACAATGAAATAATACTCAAGGTGTGCGCCGTTGGGGTCAATTGGGGTGATATAATGGACGTGGTTACAAGTGATGATGGTCTCTGCCCAGGCCTTGAATGCTCTGGAATAATTGAAGCAGTTGGAAGAAATGTCATTAGTTGGAAAATTGGACAAAGG GTCTGTGCCATTCTTGAAGGAGGAGGGTATGCTGAAAAAGTGGCTGTGCCGGCAGGCTTTCTTCTTCCGTTGCCCGATCATATTAATTTAGCTGATGCTGCAGGCTTACCTTTTGCATCATGTAGCATATGGTTAGCTTTATTCAAAATGCATGATCCCAAGACACTTCGAGGTAAAACAGTACTG AGTGCACTTCCACAGCATGGTGGTGAAGTTAATTAG